The Alphaproteobacteria bacterium genome includes the window CGAAGCTATCTCCGGGAACTCGATAAGGAAGAGTTGATCTCACTGCTTCTCGAACGGGCCGAGGAGGACGATCGCCTGTATCGCCGGTTGGAGACCAAGAGCGCGCGGGCGACGAAGGCCGGGCCGGACTTGGCGGTTTATCGTGGCGCCTTCGATGATGCCCTGGATACGGGCGGTTTCGTCGCTTATGGGGAAATGTACGACTACAGCTCGGGCCTTGAGGAGGTGGTCGATTCGGTTGCCGATCTGCTGGCCGACGGGCTGGCGCCAGCGGCGATGGAGCTCGCCGAATACGGCCTGGACGGGGTGGAACAGGCGATGGAATACCTGGACGATTCGGACGGCTGGATGGGCGGCCTGCTGGAGCGCTTGCAGGATCTTCATCTTGAGGCCTGCACCGAGGCCCGTCCCGACCCCGTCGAACTGGCAGGACGGTTGTTCGAGGCGCAACTGGAGAGCGGTTTCGGCGTTTTCCATAGGGCGGCGGAAAGCTACAAGGATGTACTCGGAGCATCAGGCCTGGCCGAATATCGCAGGCTGGTGGAAGCCGAGTGGGTGAAAGTTCCGTCCCTTGGCCCAGATGAAGAAGACGAAGACTATTATGGCAGCCGTCTTAGCATCACTTCGCTGATGGGGTCGCTGGCTCGGGTGGACGGCGATCTCGACGAGTTGGTCGCCGTCAAGTCCAGGGACCTGTCCGGGCCACATGGCTTTCAGGAAATCGCCCTGGTCTATCAGGACTCGGGACATCCGGATCAGGCCCTCGACTGGGCGGAACGCGGCCTGCGGGCCTTTCCCGGGCACTGGGGAACGAGCCCCCTGCGCGAACTCGTCGCCGAGACCTACCATGAACAGGGCCGCCATGACGAAGCCATGGCCCTGGCCTGGGAGGCCTTCGCGGAAAATTCCGCCCTTGCCATGTACAGGATGCTCGAAAAGCACGCCGGCAAGGCCAGTTCCTGGCGGCCCCATTGGCGGGACAAAGCCTTGGCCCATATCCGGACAGGCCTCGACGAAGAACCGCCAGCGCCATCCGGGAAACACACTATTTGGCGCCTTCTTCCGGCCGACGGAACAGTTCTGGTAGAAATTTTCCTATACGAAGAAGACGTCGCCACGGCCTGGCGTGAGGCCCAGTCCCGCGGCTGCGCCAGTCGCCTGTGGCTGGAACTGGCTGGGCGCCGGGAAAAAACCCATCCTGCCGACGCCATTGCCATCTACCGGAAACACGTCGACGACCTTTTGCGCCAGACCGGAAATCCGGTGTACGAGCAGGCTGTGAATTATCTCGACAAGATCAGAAATCTCCACCAGGGCGCAGACGGAAAGGCAGCGTTTCAAGCCTATTTGCAGGATTTGCGAAACACCCAGAAAAGAAAGCGCAACCTCATGAAAATGCTGGACGGCAAGGGTTGGTGAGTCCGTGGATAAGCAGCTCTGTCCCCGAAACTCCTGACCCGAAATTCCCTAGCGCAACGGCGCCAGCGCCTTTGACGAAAGTTCCAGCGACAACCCGATACGCCTGCGCAGCGTGTCGAGATCGGCGCCTTCGCTGCTTTTCTTGCCGGCCCGGTAGCGGGCATAGACGCCGTGGACGATGCAGGCGGTGCGCCACCAGTTGTAGCCGAGGTAGTAATCGAGCAGCGAGACGTCGCGGCCCGATCTTTCGGCGTAACGCGCCACCAGCTCGGCGCGGCTGGGGAACCCGGGCAAGGCCGTGGCCGCGCCCTCGCGGCCTTCGCCGGGCTCGGCCCACTGGTTGAGGGCGTAGGCCAAGTCGGCCAGAGGATCGCCCAGCGTCGAGATCTCCCAGTCGACCACGGCGGCGATCGTGGAATCGGCGCCGATCAGGCAGTTGTGTACACCATAGTCGCCGTGGACGACGCGGGCCGGGCCCTGTTCCGGGATGTTCTGGCTTAGGAATTCCTGCAGCTCGTGGGCCCGGGGGTCGTCGTATTCGGCGTCGTCGACGGAAGATGTCCAGGAGCGGTACCAGGTGCGTAACTGGCGCCCGACATAGTCCTCCTTCTTGCCCAGATCGCCAAGCCCGATCCCGTCAGGGTCGAGGGCGTGCAACTCGACCAGCACGTCGACGAAGGACCAGGCCAAGGTGGTTCGGCGATCCTCGGGCACCCAGGCCTCGGTGACCTCTGAATCGTAGAGCGCCCGGCCGTCAACCAGCCCCATGACGTAGAAATGGGCACCGGTGACGTGCGCGCTTTGGCAAAAGGCAATGGCCGGCGCCACCGGCACCGGTGTCGGTCCCAGCGCCGATATCAGGGCCCACTCGCGGCTCATGTCATGGGCCTTGGGCAGCAACTCGCCCCGCGGCGGCCGGCGGATGACGGCGGCCCGGCCCTGGCCGTCGTCGAGGCGGTAGGTGAGGTTTGAATGCCCACCTTGTAGGCGGGTCCAAACGAAGGGTGGCGTCAGGCCCGGAACATTGTCGGAAATCCAGGCTTCGACGGTGGCGACGTCATAGCCTTCGGGTTCTGTTTCCTGTGGATCCATTGGTGAGTGGCCCTTTGCCGGAAACGCATAGTACCCGCTTGCGCAGTCCATGTAGCGCTCAAAAGCCAAATGCCGCTCTCGGAAATTTTCTAGCCGCCTCCACCCGGCTGCCAGCATACCACCACAATCGTCGCGTCCTCCGCCCCCGCCGAGACATAGGCGTGCTTCATGGCGCTGTCGAAGTAGATCGAATCATGGGGCCGCAAGAGGATCGGCTCGCGGTCCTCGAGGTGAACGCTGAGCTCGCCCGTCAGCACGAAAACGAACTCCTCGCCGGGATGTTTGACGATGTCGCTGAACTGGCGCACGTCGTGGGCCTTGATGCGGCCCAGCATGGGCACCATGCGCTTGCCCCGGAGCTCGGTACACAGCATGTCGTAGACGTATTCGGCGGTCTCGTGGTGCTCGGCCTGGCCGGCCCGGGTAACCGTTACGCCGCCCTTGTCGAAGCCCTGTTCGGGAGCGCCGAAGAGATCGCCGACGTCGACGCCCAGGCCGTGGGCGAGTTGCATGAACTTGTCGTAGGCCAGCAACATGCGGCCGCGCTCGACCTTGGATATGGTCGATAACGCCAGACCCGAACGGCCGGCCAGTTGGGCCAGGGTCCAGCCGCGCTGTTGGCGCAGCGCCCGCAGCCGTTCGCCCAGCGTTACGCGATCGAGGGAAGTTTCGGGCATGGTTTCACCACCATAATCAATTTTCCGATCGGAAAATAGATCTTTTTCCGATCGGAAAAATGTGTTTTGATGGGATCACCAGAGGCGCCCCGGCAGAGGGCGCCCGGGCCACAAGGAGAGCCAGTGGGAGGGTCGCTTGGCTGCGGATAGGTAGTGGGGTGGGTGACCCCGACTTCGACTTCATCGTTATCGGTGCCGGTATCGCCGGGGCTTCGGCGGGCCATTTCCTGGCTGCCGAGGGCCGCGTGCTGGTGCTGGAGATGGAGGACCAGCCGGGCTACCACAGCACCGGGCGTTCGGCGGCGTTGTTTACCGAGATCTACGGCAGCGACACCATCCGGGCCTTGGCGGCCGGCAGCCGGGCGTTTTTCGAAAACCCGCCGGCCGGCTTTGCCGACGCCC containing:
- a CDS encoding SWIM zinc finger family protein, with translation MTEGAKRLSALLTRDVLEAFAWGHSFERGQDYAEAGLVRNLRATETGIMAKVTGTHTYRVKLTAEDGEIDHDCTCPVGMDGLFCKHCVAVGLTWLAGHGAAAEGAEQEPGGGDLRSYLRELDKEELISLLLERAEEDDRLYRRLETKSARATKAGPDLAVYRGAFDDALDTGGFVAYGEMYDYSSGLEEVVDSVADLLADGLAPAAMELAEYGLDGVEQAMEYLDDSDGWMGGLLERLQDLHLEACTEARPDPVELAGRLFEAQLESGFGVFHRAAESYKDVLGASGLAEYRRLVEAEWVKVPSLGPDEEDEDYYGSRLSITSLMGSLARVDGDLDELVAVKSRDLSGPHGFQEIALVYQDSGHPDQALDWAERGLRAFPGHWGTSPLRELVAETYHEQGRHDEAMALAWEAFAENSALAMYRMLEKHAGKASSWRPHWRDKALAHIRTGLDEEPPAPSGKHTIWRLLPADGTVLVEIFLYEEDVATAWREAQSRGCASRLWLELAGRREKTHPADAIAIYRKHVDDLLRQTGNPVYEQAVNYLDKIRNLHQGADGKAAFQAYLQDLRNTQKRKRNLMKMLDGKGW
- a CDS encoding phosphotransferase family protein, producing MDPQETEPEGYDVATVEAWISDNVPGLTPPFVWTRLQGGHSNLTYRLDDGQGRAAVIRRPPRGELLPKAHDMSREWALISALGPTPVPVAPAIAFCQSAHVTGAHFYVMGLVDGRALYDSEVTEAWVPEDRRTTLAWSFVDVLVELHALDPDGIGLGDLGKKEDYVGRQLRTWYRSWTSSVDDAEYDDPRAHELQEFLSQNIPEQGPARVVHGDYGVHNCLIGADSTIAAVVDWEISTLGDPLADLAYALNQWAEPGEGREGAATALPGFPSRAELVARYAERSGRDVSLLDYYLGYNWWRTACIVHGVYARYRAGKKSSEGADLDTLRRRIGLSLELSSKALAPLR
- a CDS encoding XRE family transcriptional regulator → MPETSLDRVTLGERLRALRQQRGWTLAQLAGRSGLALSTISKVERGRMLLAYDKFMQLAHGLGVDVGDLFGAPEQGFDKGGVTVTRAGQAEHHETAEYVYDMLCTELRGKRMVPMLGRIKAHDVRQFSDIVKHPGEEFVFVLTGELSVHLEDREPILLRPHDSIYFDSAMKHAYVSAGAEDATIVVVCWQPGGGG